From Brassica rapa cultivar Chiifu-401-42 chromosome A06, CAAS_Brap_v3.01, whole genome shotgun sequence:
AAATCGAAAGGAAAAAAACATTGAAAAAAGTTCAATACAATGAAGAAGAATTAGGAAAGGCCTTTCTAGTCAACCAATGTGAATACTAAAAAGTGAAGTCAGAATCATTTGGTCTTCATATGAAGTTAATTTACATGTGTGTCTAAAGTTGGTAACCTGTAAACTTATCCTACACAACTGTTTTTGTTTAGATGCTAACTAACCCATGACACGAAGCACTTCACACCAAACAAAACATACCAACAGAGTAAGACAGGGTGCGTTGTACTAAAGCTCCGATTACAAATCCAAACACCAGAAACCACCGCAGTAATATTATTATCCTGGCTTGGTTTGGTTTATACACAAACAGAGATAATAAAATAGTAGAGCATTTGGTACACCAAACGAATAAAGTCTTAGTTACAATCACATAGATGCAGAGACGCATTGCGAATCAAAGAAACCAGAATGTGGTTGCACCAAACCCCACTAAGCTTACGCACTGGTTACACGGGTCTATGCTATCTCCCATTTTGATCACTTCCCCATCTGCATCTGACACCAACTGAAATAGTTAGCAAATCATAAAGGAAAATGCTATTCCAAATCCAAAACCAGTTATTATGAAACTTGAAGCACAAAAGGTATCTAATAAAGACTCCATCATTAGCTACAAGAACACTATCTAGGCAGTAACAAGTGAGATCATATCATCAATTCATACTAATACGAACCTCAAACTCTAAGGAGCTGCATTTTGTTAGCAAACGCAATGCCAATCCAATCAGGCAACGAAGAAGACCACTGCAGCTGGTTAATCTCCGAACCGGCCGAGTAAACCGACATAGGATCAATCCCATTCGGTCCAGCCATCGTCGGCAACTCCCAGATAAGAGCCTGCGCGTCATCCCCACCCGAGCAGATATGCTTACAGCTCTGCGGCGCCCAAGCAATCGCGTTCACACTCCCCTGGTGCCGCTCCAGCTCCGCGACAGGCATCGTCGGCGATCGAATATCGAGAATCACAACCTTATTCGAATCCATCAGAATCGTCGCCATACACCTCAAGTCCTGCTTGTTCCAGGCGAGCCTCAGGAGCGGCGTATCGGGCTGGGGGCTCTCGTAGATGATGGTGGAGTGCTCCTTGTCGCGCAGATCGAAGATCCTCACCGATCCGTCGGCGGAGACCGAGGCGAAAACCCTAGCCTCCCCCCACGCGATGTCGTGGACCTCCTTGTCGTGCGCGATGAGCTGCGTCTCCACCACGGACCTCTCCACGTCCCAGATCGTGCACGTGGTGTCGATGCTGCACGTGCCTAACCGCTTCGGCTCGACGTCGTTCCAGTCGAAGGAGGTCAGCGGCGCGCAGAACTCGCTCgtcttgctgttgttgaggaCGGAGACTGGCTCCGCGGAGGAGGAGTCTTCGTTGACCTCCCAGAGGCGGAGGAAGTCGCCGGAGGAGGCGAGGAGGTCGCCGCCGCCGCTGCGGCGGAGGGAGGGGGGGCTGAACATGAGCTTGGTGGGAGGGTAAGGGTGCTCGAAGGAGAGGGACGGGAGGGGCTTGAGGGACATGGAGTCGGAGTCGAAGGAGAGGATGTCGATGCGGTTGTTGTAGTCCTCGAGGAAGCTCCCGACGGCGATTCGGTgggtggaggaggagaaggacATCGCGTAGAGGGGGTAAGGAGAGTCGTAGGTGACGGCGGTTTCCGATCTAGGTAAGGAGTCCGGAGCTGAGTTGTccatcgtctctctctctctctctcgccggAAAAAATGTGAGAAGGATTTGATTCGGTATAAGATTCTTGGCGACGATAGAAAGTTCCACGGTCAGTGTCAGTTGCGATTTGGAGCCGGAGCTGACCTGAGCTAAGCTAAGCTGACCTGAGTTAAGCTAAGCCGAGCTGAGCTGAGAACCCTCTGACTCAGTCAGTAATGTTTAATGTATAATGGGCCTATCTACGCGTTTTGTGGGCCTTGTGTCTACAGATAGCTGACCTTTTCTACGCTTGCGGGccttacttttattttattttattttccccACAGCACAAATTTAAATCATCGGATTGATATAAACAGAATCTTATTCCTGGAGTTTGAAATTATTATACGATGATGTAATTTGTTATTGTGCTTTAGAAAAAATACtactagtttttttctttttttgaacgaAAAAATACTAGTTTCTTAGGGGGATAATACAAGCTAACCAGACGCGTCTAAGCctatccgtttttttttttttgaaaattggctTTCAAAATTAAGAGCAAAAAAGAAAACGTTTACAAGGCCATTAAGGTCTTAAGTGAGCAATACCCAATAGTGAAACTAATAGTTTAGAACTTTCTTTAGCCCTAAGCCCAGTAAGCCCATTTGATGGAGAATGGTTAACGACTTCTGGTCTTTTCCAGCGGAACAGAGATGATCAACGATCATACAGAGGAAAGCGGTCGCAAGTGAGATGGATGAGAGATGAGGCTTCATGCAAGATGGAACCATGTCTGCATCATACTAGAAGATAGGCGTGGGTTTGATTCTCTGAAACTTTGAATCCTGTTTCTGATTTGTAAATCTACAACCCGGAAGAGGCGATCAGCAGAACGaaaggagttggaatgcagtCTGGCGTTCCTTTCATTCCAGATCCAGTATATTGTTGACTGCCATGCCAGTAGGGTGAGTAATCGAAGTGCCCTTGAAGCTCTGCTAGTTGGTAATGTAATCATCTGATTAAGCGCGTCCGGCCAGTTGCGTGAGGGTGTAAGGGAACATCTTCTGGAGCTTTTCAACCATAAGTCATAAGCAAATTCACACTCAAAATAGAGATGATCACGAGTTTCGGGGAAGCTGTTACACAGTAAGCAGACAGGCGGAACCTGAAGGCCCCAACGTAGAAGACGATCCCGTGTTGGGCAGCGATCCAAAACTACTAGCCAAGTGTGAAAATTATGTCGGGGGATTCCGTAAGATGTCCACACCGCAGTCGTCCAATTTACTTCGTCATGCGCCCCTCTCAGGTAATGATACACTTCACCAGTAGAGAACTTGCTGGAGATCCTTCCTTCTATCTCCCATTCAAAGTAGTCTGGCTCAGTTGTGAGGTTGACTGTGGTTAAATGTGCTTGAAGTTGTAGCTGTTGCTCTGATCTTGCAGGTGGAAGACGCCATGATCCATTACGGAATAGCGAAGCCACTGTTGCTTGTTGAGGAATGCCTAACCTTGATGATTGAGCGTTCAGCAGCGTAGCAACATTACCTAGGGGGGACCAGTTGTCATGCCAAAATCTAGCAGATAGTCCATTCTCCAATCGCAGTTTAATCAATGGGTAGACAACATCTTTGAATTTGAGGATCTTGTTTGCGAGCCAAGAGAAGGAAGCCTTTGGCTTGGTAGTCCAGTAGTTGTGGATCGATCCCTTAAGTACAACTTCTCTGAACCAAGCCACCCACATCGATCCTGATCTGAAAAACAAAAGCCATACTAGTTTCAGACAGCAAGCTTTGTTCCATGTATAAAGATCCTTCACACCGAGACCTCCTTGCTGTGTTGTTAGGACCACTGTCTCCCATGCGACCCTAGCAGTGTTATGGCTATCAATATCACCTCTCCAAAGGAATACACTACAGAGGGAATTAATTCGAGCAATACACGCCTTTGGGAGGACGAAAGCTGAGCACCAGAAGGTAGTAATACCAGCTATAACCGTTTTGATTAGAAGTAATCTGCCAGCAAAAGACAGGGATTTTACTGACCAGGATGAAAACTTCCTTTTGATTTGATGTATCAGGGGCTCACAAGTGACGAGGTTGAGCTTTCTGGAGTTCAAGGGGACGCCTAAATAACGAACAGGAAGTGTGCCACAGATCATACCCGTTGAAGCCTGAATGGTATCCACTTCTTGGTCTGTCATACCTGAGGCATAGAAGCTTGTTTTCTGCATACTGATGGCCAGTCCTGATCTTTTCTCGAATTCCTTCAGGACTTGCAGCACTTGTTGGACCGAGTGGAGGGAACCGTCAATGAAGATCAGTAGATCGTCGGCGAAAGAGAGGTGAGTCATCTTCATAGACTTGCAGTTTGCATGATACTTTATCTTTTCCTGAGCTGCTGCGGAGTTAAGCATGAATGATAGACAGTTCATAGCTATTACAAAGAGATAAGGGGAGAGGGGGTCTCCTTGTCTCAAACCTCTGCTCCCTTTGAAGTACCCGTTTACAGTTCCATTATAACCGACCATGAAGCTCGTTTTGCAGATGCAAGCTTTAAGCAGTTTGACGAAGTGAGGAGGAAGTCCCAAGCTTTCCAGACATGAGAAGAGGAAGTCCCACGAAAGTGTATCAAAAGCCTTCGCTATGTCCACTTTAATGGTAATCCTCGGGGTCCCTTTGTTCTTGTGATACCCATGTACGAGCTCGCTAGCTAGTATGGTATTTTCCACCAACAGACGGTCTTTAACAAATGCAGTTTGACACGGGAGTATCAAACCTTGTAGTATTGGCTTAATCCTTGCAACGAGAAGTCTGGAGATTACTTTGTAGATAGTGTTTAGGCATGATATAGGTCGGTAGTCCGTGATATTTGTAGCTCCTGGGAACTTAGGAACGAGTGATAGAATGGTTGCATTCGTTGTCGCTGGCAGGAACCCCGTCTCAAAGAAATTAGTGATTGAAACTATCACCTCTTCACCCACAGTTTCCCAAGCATGTTTAAAAAATCCAGAAGTCAACCCGTCCGGCCCTGGAGCTTTGTTAGGATTTAACTTGAAGAAAAGAGCCTTTATATCCTCTCCCGTTGGGACTGTAAGCATAACTTGTGTTTGTTGCAGTGTACATTGGAAGTTCATGAGGTTGTGAAACCATTGATGAGGAGAGGCCAGCATTGGTCGGTAGCCATTTTCTGGCCCGAGAATTGATTTAAAATGAGCAACAGCCAGCTTACTCATTTCCACAGGGTCAGTCATCAGTACTCCATCAGCAGCTAAGAAGCAGCGAATGGCATTATAGCTTGCTCTTACTTGACACATTCGGTGGAAGAAAAGTGTGTTGAAATCTCCTTCTCGAAGCCAGTTTATTCGAGATTTCTGTCTGAAATAGCTCTCTTCGATCTCTCGCAGGAAGAGCCACTTCTGGTGAAGGTCCTTTTCTTCTTGGAACAGCTGCGGAGTTGGTGTCTGAAGGGCTTGCACCTGCACACATTGAAGTAAACTGTAAGATTCGCTCACTCTCTCTTGAATTTTAGAAAAATTCTCTCTGTTTAAAGTTTTTAGATCTTTTTTGATGTTCTTTAGTTTCCAACAAAGTTGTGCTAGAGTCGAGCTTGTGCTTCCGGCCTGAACCCACGCGTCTGATACAACCTTCAGAAAGTCAGGGTGTTTGGTTAGATAGTTTTGAAATTTGAAGGGCTTTGTTCCAGTGGAGGGGAGGCTATAGGCTAGGTCTACAATGCAAGGGCTATGATCGGAGAACAGAGGGGGGAGGAAAGAGGCGTGGGCATGAGGATGGTAGATATGGTTCGCGAATTTACGAGGAGACGATCAAGCTTTTTCCCCACCGGTTTTACAGGTTGCTTATTGGACCAGGAGTGTGAGGGTCCGTTAAACCGCAGGTCAAACACGCCACATTGCATCAAGCAGTCTTGAAACTGGTACATCAAGCTATCATGAACAACTACAGATGGAGAAGAGTGTTCATGTGGATGTAGAATTTGGTTGAAGTCACCACCAATCATCCACTGATTGTTGTCCATATCTAGGGTCGCATGAAGATGCAGAAGCTCAGCCCAAAGGTCCACTCTTTCTTCACTGAGATTTGAAGCATAGACAGCAGTGTAATAAATGGGATCCTGATTGGGCAGAGAGAGCGTTACAGTCATTGACTGGCTGGACTGATGCATTATCTGAAGCTTGAGAGGGTCTTTCCATATCAAGATGATTCTTCCGTCCTCGTCAGAAGAGTGGTTAGAGACATAGTTCCAGGTATTGCAGAGAATGGACATTAAGGGAGCCAGAGAAAGTTCTTTGATATGAGTTTCTAATAAAGCACCAAAAAGAGGCTTATGGGTAAGAAGCCAAGAAGTAAAATTCCGATGTTTTCTCGGGTCATTTAGACCACGAGTGTTCCAAAAAAAGAGCTTGACACTCATTAATTAATATAGGGGTGGTCACCACCATGAGAGATGGCTTCCTGGTTAACAAAAGATGTAATAGGGGCAGTTTTTGAACTGGGAAGGTCACCACCATGAGAGATGGCTTCCTGGATAGCAAGAGAGGTTGGGGGGTCAGTGTTTATACAAGGAGGGGGCATAGAGGATGATTGGTCAGACAGCGGAAAGGAATTAGTTTCTGTGGCTGAAAATTGTGAAACTAGAGGAGGGGAATTTTTTTCTGTGGCTGGAGGTAGTTGAAAGACTGTTAGTGAGGCTAAGCCAGAGCTAGGGAGTACAAAAGGTGAGGGAGGACGAGAGAAAAAAGGATTGGGATTTTGGTTAGAGGTGTTTGGCGGGGAGAGTGTTGGTGAAGATCGGCATCTTTTGAGTGAGGGCCTAGGGGTTGGATCAGGGGAGGTCGAGGCGTAATTTTTCAGGAATGGGGTAAGTTGTTTGT
This genomic window contains:
- the LOC103874320 gene encoding protein TRANSPARENT TESTA GLABRA 1 yields the protein MDNSAPDSLPRSETAVTYDSPYPLYAMSFSSSTHRIAVGSFLEDYNNRIDILSFDSDSMSLKPLPSLSFEHPYPPTKLMFSPPSLRRSGGGDLLASSGDFLRLWEVNEDSSSAEPVSVLNNSKTSEFCAPLTSFDWNDVEPKRLGTCSIDTTCTIWDVERSVVETQLIAHDKEVHDIAWGEARVFASVSADGSVRIFDLRDKEHSTIIYESPQPDTPLLRLAWNKQDLRCMATILMDSNKVVILDIRSPTMPVAELERHQGSVNAIAWAPQSCKHICSGGDDAQALIWELPTMAGPNGIDPMSVYSAGSEINQLQWSSSLPDWIGIAFANKMQLLRV
- the LOC117126141 gene encoding uncharacterized protein LOC117126141, giving the protein MSILCNTWNYVSNHSSDEDGRIILIWKDPLKLQIMHQSSQSMTVTLSLPNQDPIYYTAVYASNLSEERVDLWAELLHLHATLDMDNNQWMIGGDFNQILHPHEHSSPSVVVHDSLMYQFQDCLMQCGVFDLRFNGPSHSWSNKQPVKPVGKKLDRLLVQALQTPTPQLFQEEKDLHQKWLFLREIEESYFRQKSRINWLREGDFNTLFFHRMCQVRASYNAIRCFLAADGVLMTDPVEMSKLAVAHFKSILGPENGYRPMLASPHQWFHNLMNFQCTLQQTQVMLTVPTGEDIKALFFKLNPNKAPGPDGLTSGFFKHAWETVGEEVIVSITNFFETGFLPATTNATILSLVPKFPGATNITDYRPISCLNTIYKVISRLLVARIKPILQGLILPCQTAFVKDRLLVENTILASELVHGYHKNKGTPRITIKVDIAKAFDTLSWDFLFSCLESLGLPPHFVKLLKACICKTSFMVGYNGTVNGYFKGSRGLRQGDPLSPYLFVIAMNCLSFMLNSAAAQEKIKYHANCKSMKMTHLSFADDLLIFIDGSLHSVQQVLQVLKEFEKRSGLAISMQKTSFYASGMTDQEVDTIQASTGMICGTLPVRYLGVPLNSRKLNLVTCEPLIHQIKRKFSSWSVKSLSFAGRLLLIKTVIAGITTFWCSAFVLPKACIARINSLCSVFLWRGDIDSHNTARVAWETVVLTTQQGGLGVKDLYTWNKACCLKLVWLLFFRSGSMWVAWFREVVLKGSIHNYWTTKPKASFSWLANKILKFKDVVYPLIKLRLENGLSARFWHDNWSPLGNVATLLNAQSSRLGIPQQATVASLFRNGSWRLPPARSEQQLQLQAHLTTVNLTTEPDYFEWEIEGRISSKFSTGEVYHYLRGAHDEVNWTTAVWTSYGIPRHNFHTWLVVLDRCPTRDRLLRWGLQVPPVCLLCNSFPETRDHLYFECEFAYDLWLKSSRRCSLTPSRNWPDALNQMITLPTSRASRALRLLTLLAWQSTIYWIWNERNARLHSNSFRSADRLFRVVDLQIRNRIQSFRESNPRLSSSMMQTWFHLA